In Candidatus Delongbacteria bacterium, a single window of DNA contains:
- a CDS encoding alanine racemase, with the protein MDYPFLRVDLDKVRSNIRLMVDKFSDKIFRPHFKTHQSLFIGKIFKEFGVDKITVSSLRMAEYFAEDFKDITIAIPFNILDMERINLLSDEIVLNLLITDISQIDFLVKNSKRALNYFIEIDNGYHRTGIDYRDTRTIDKLVNSGNENVKFVGFLTHAGNTYGAKTIESVITISEDTNKIMFKLKEKYVNSIISIGDTPSASVVENFHGIDELRPGNFVFYDIMQKNIGVCDYSDISVWMEAPVISRSLERNEIVVHCGAVHLSKDFFERRGRKIFGTPFNLSDMTIIEKSYVKSLSQEHGIIYTENEEWLRNVKIGDLIGIYPVHSCLTADAIGEYIDKNGNLIDHMKGR; encoded by the coding sequence GTGGATTATCCATTCTTGAGAGTAGACCTAGATAAAGTTAGAAGTAACATCAGGTTGATGGTTGATAAGTTTTCTGATAAGATTTTTAGACCACATTTTAAAACTCATCAGAGTCTTTTTATAGGTAAGATTTTTAAGGAGTTCGGTGTTGATAAAATTACCGTTTCGTCGCTTAGGATGGCTGAATATTTTGCAGAAGATTTTAAAGATATTACAATTGCCATACCATTCAATATTCTTGATATGGAAAGAATAAATTTACTTAGTGATGAAATTGTGTTAAATCTTTTGATAACTGATATTTCTCAAATAGATTTTTTGGTCAAGAACTCAAAAAGGGCTCTTAACTATTTCATTGAAATTGATAATGGATATCATAGAACTGGAATAGACTACAGAGATACTCGCACCATTGATAAACTAGTTAATTCTGGAAATGAAAATGTAAAATTTGTTGGGTTTTTAACACATGCAGGAAATACTTATGGAGCTAAAACAATCGAATCTGTGATTACTATCTCAGAGGATACCAACAAGATTATGTTTAAATTGAAAGAGAAATATGTTAACTCAATTATTAGTATTGGTGACACTCCTTCAGCATCCGTTGTGGAGAATTTTCATGGTATAGATGAATTACGACCAGGTAACTTTGTTTTTTATGATATAATGCAAAAGAATATCGGAGTGTGCGATTACAGCGATATTTCTGTATGGATGGAAGCTCCTGTCATTTCAAGATCGTTGGAAAGAAATGAAATTGTAGTACATTGTGGAGCGGTTCATTTATCGAAAGATTTTTTTGAAAGGCGAGGAAGGAAAATTTTTGGAACACCATTTAATCTTTCTGATATGACGATAATTGAAAAAAGTTATGTAAAAAGTTTATCCCAAGAGCATGGTATTATCTATACAGAGAATGAAGAATGGTTAAGAAATGTAAAAATAGGCGATTTGATTGGAATTTATCCAGTTCATTCCTGTTTGACCGCAGATGCAATTGGAGAGTATATTGATAAGAATGGTAATTTGATAGACCATATGAAAGGAAGGTAG
- the ade gene encoding adenine deaminase, whose translation MVNVKESGVIVDPVGKRIFKGHLFISSNKIVKIVEDENAPERYILPGFVDSHIHIESSLMSCEEFSKVCAIHGTIATISDPHEIANVCGITGIEYMLKSSENSLTKMFFSLPSCVPATTFETSGAIITSNELSPFYKNDKVVSLGEVMNIPGVLSGDIDLIKKIRDAVCNGRVVDGHGPNLLGNDLIGYVNAGVQTDHESSELYEAREKLEQGMLIQIRQGSAAKDLEKLAPLVQESSEKIMLCSDDLHPDDFLKGHINRTVSFLMEKGYEIFKILSSASVNPVKLYKLPVGLLQVGDFADYIVVDSLEPDFKVLKTVVDGKTVFENGEVLKDIKQPKLINNFNINQISKQDLSIYPKKDTIRVITVKDGELLTGEIHSKIDGLGDNIVSDIENDILKIVVLNRYNKAPASIGFVKGFQLKKGAYATSVAHDSHNIIAVGVDDNVICKAINCVIDSKGGMSYYDEENCFTMTLPIGGLMSDKNYKTVVHEYEELLKVSKSSGCKLSSPFMTLSFLSLLVIPKLKIGDRGLFDYSKFDFTELFV comes from the coding sequence GTGGTGAATGTTAAGGAATCTGGAGTAATTGTTGATCCTGTCGGAAAGAGAATTTTTAAGGGACATCTTTTTATAAGTAGTAATAAGATAGTTAAAATTGTAGAGGATGAAAATGCTCCTGAAAGGTATATTCTGCCCGGATTTGTAGATTCACACATTCACATTGAAAGTTCCCTGATGAGTTGTGAAGAATTTTCAAAGGTCTGTGCAATTCATGGAACCATAGCAACTATTTCTGATCCACATGAAATTGCAAATGTATGTGGTATTACTGGAATAGAATATATGTTGAAATCTTCTGAAAATTCCTTAACTAAAATGTTCTTTTCACTTCCATCCTGTGTTCCGGCTACTACTTTTGAGACTTCTGGGGCTATTATTACTAGTAATGAATTAAGTCCATTTTATAAAAATGACAAAGTCGTTTCACTTGGTGAGGTAATGAATATACCGGGGGTTTTAAGTGGTGATATAGATCTAATAAAAAAAATTCGTGATGCTGTCTGTAATGGCAGAGTAGTGGACGGTCATGGTCCAAATCTATTGGGTAATGATTTAATTGGTTATGTAAATGCCGGAGTACAAACTGATCATGAGAGTTCCGAATTATATGAAGCTAGAGAGAAGTTAGAGCAAGGGATGCTTATCCAAATCAGACAGGGATCAGCCGCTAAAGATCTTGAGAAATTAGCTCCTCTTGTTCAAGAATCTTCTGAAAAAATTATGCTTTGTAGTGATGACCTTCACCCTGATGATTTTTTAAAAGGTCATATAAACAGGACTGTATCTTTTCTTATGGAAAAGGGTTACGAAATTTTTAAAATCTTAAGTTCTGCTTCGGTTAATCCTGTCAAACTATATAAATTGCCTGTGGGACTTCTTCAAGTTGGTGATTTTGCTGATTACATCGTTGTTGATAGTCTGGAACCTGATTTTAAGGTTTTAAAAACAGTTGTAGATGGCAAAACCGTTTTTGAAAATGGAGAAGTTTTAAAAGATATCAAACAGCCAAAGTTGATAAATAATTTTAATATCAATCAAATTTCAAAACAAGATTTATCAATTTACCCAAAAAAAGATACAATTCGAGTTATAACCGTAAAAGATGGAGAATTATTAACTGGTGAAATTCATTCTAAAATTGATGGATTAGGAGATAATATTGTTTCTGACATCGAAAATGATATTCTTAAAATTGTAGTATTAAATCGCTATAATAAAGCACCTGCATCTATTGGTTTTGTTAAAGGTTTTCAGTTGAAAAAAGGTGCTTATGCCACAAGCGTTGCTCATGATTCTCACAATATTATTGCGGTAGGAGTAGATGATAATGTGATTTGTAAGGCTATAAATTGTGTCATAGATTCTAAAGGAGGAATGTCATATTATGATGAAGAGAATTGCTTTACCATGACACTTCCAATTGGCGGATTAATGTCTGATAAAAATTATAAGACAGTAGTTCACGAATATGAGGAATTGTTAAAAGTTTCAAAAAGTTCAGGATGTAAATTAAGCTCACCGTTTATGACGTTAAGTTTTTTATCATTGCTCGTGATTCCAAAATTAAAGATAGGGGATAGGGGACTATTTGATTATAGTAAATTTGATTTTACGGAATTGTTTGTATGA